Genomic window (Cellulosilyticum lentocellum DSM 5427):
AAGTATAATATGCTTTCCAATGCCACATATTTATTATTTTTATCCTTCTTGATTATCTCCATAACCTTTTCTATATTTCCTAGAGTCCCTAGTAATGGTGCAGAGAATCCTGCTCCTAGCAAGAAATTTATACTATTTGACTCTATAAGTTCAACCATATCACTAATAAATTGTTCATCGTATAAGTATTTTATTTGTGCCATATTTCATTCACCCCATAACAAATTTTTCACTAGTTGTATAAGACATATTAAAATATGTTAGTTACTTTTCCTCTGCAGATTCATATACTTTTACATATTTATGTACCGTTTGCCTAGATATACTGCATATTCTTGCTAATTCTGATTTATTTATTTCTTTACTTCTATATTTAGGATAATGCTTAATAAAACTACTAGGTAAATTCTCAATTGTTGTAATAGGCCTTCCTATAACTTTACCTTTAGCTACTGCATTTGCCATGCCACTCTTTACACGTTCACTAATCATATTGCGTTCCATCTCAGCGAATACACCCATCATCTTAAGCATTCCATCAGTCATAGCATCAAGTTCACCCTTGCTACAATCTACTACAAAACCACCAATTACTAACTTGAGTTGCTTTTCTTTTACCTTTTCAATAATCTCACATAACTGCTTAGTACTTCTCGTAATACGTGATACTTCTGTAGTAACTATTGTGTCTCCTGCTTTTACCTTATCTAATAACTTATTTAGTTCAACTCGATCTACCTTAGTACCACTTTCATATTCCCAATATATATTTTTCTCATCCACACAACCTAAAGCTTTAAGTTCTCTCTTCTGTCTATTAATATCCTGCTTATTTTCATTAGTTGAACATCTTGCATATCCATATGTAGTCATTCTAATTTCCACCTTTTGTCATTTATTGACTTAATCATAACTTGTCTATCTATATTCGTCAACAAAAAGGTGGTTTAATTTTCTTTTACACTTTTCCACTATTTTTATGCGCTTTTATAGGGTTTGATATATACTTAAAATTGTCAATGAAATCATTTGTTTTCTTTTACACATTCCTTCGAATCATTTACTACTATTCTTCATAATACATTATTCTGTTTTCATTAATATACTCAAAACCATTATCTAATTTATCTTGCTTAATATTCTTCTTCACTATTCGCTTAACACTATTCAGCGAACTAATTTCTTCTTCTACAAATAACTTTATAAGATTATAAACTAAATGACTTATGAATGATATTGTATGCTCAAAAATAACTCCATATTCAATTCTTAGCTCAACATGACTTACTCCATCATGAACTATCTTATTTCTTAATTCATAAAAGTAGTATACCCAATTAGCAATATATCTCTTCTTTTCTATATTAGCTGAATCTGCAATTAAACATGCAGATCTAATTGCAACTTTTTTTCTCTGATTACTTTCATTCTTTCCTAATAGTAAGGTTTCTAATATTGTAGCATATGTTGGTATTACCGTATCCAGATTAGTATAAGTAAGATTAGAATAAAGTAAATTTAATGCTGACCTAATACTATTAGCTACCTTATCATGTAGTATTATCCTTAAGAATAATTTTTCTACCGTATCACTAATATTCTCATTAATACTCATATCCTCTAAATAACTAAGGGGTGATACTATGCTATTATAGTTATCTTCTATAGATGTATAATATTTAGGAATTGTAAGCTCAAAATCATTTTCATCAAAAGCTCTATCCCCTATTTTTATTGCACATTCTGTTCGCCTACACCCACCATTAGTATGATATGCATCTATAAGCATAACTTGTTTAAAAAATGATTTAGTATTCTCTTCTGTCCATCTATTCGCTATATACAATATACTAATTGCAACCTTTAAATCAAAAATATCCACATATCGATTAGTATGAACATCTAATAATGCAAATGTATTACAGTCTCTATACTTTGTGATTACCCTATCCGCTTCCTTATTATCTTCACCTCTTAAATCAATAGCTAATTTCAACTTGCTTTTATCTGCAAAGTCTATTTTCTCTAGATACATTTCTTTATCATTACCATTAGTAGTATTTATATCTATTCCAAGTATTGTTGCCATTTGTTTAGCTGTGTAGGCTCTAACAATAATTCTAATGATACCTTTATATCTTATTCTTATTCCTTGAATTGGTATTATTAACATTACTCACCTCATGAAATAACCAGAATTTTAGTGTTCCTATACTATTAATTTTCCTAAAATAAAATACTTTCATTTTTCTTCTTGCCTAAATGAATCAATATTCTTTATGCCCCAATCTATCGTCTAGTTAGAAGTAATATCTGTTAAAATTATATCTATATTTCTTCTGATAATTTATGTTATTCATCATAAATATAGCATATGTGACTTTAATCATCTGTCACATTTTGTCATACAAATAACATATTTTCTTACTGATAAAGCAACCAACGTTCTATTTCCGACACAAAAGGCACCTATTACTAGGTGCCCTATACTTCATTACTTATGCAATTTCTACATACCTATATACTGACATACACTCTACATCCGTTCGCATTATATATTCATCTTCCCCTATATATTGCACCATAAATCCTTTATTAAAGAGTGAGTCTTCTATTTCCAACTCATTTCTCAGCAACTGAGTTAATGGATAAAATCTCACGCCATAATAATTCTCTGTATCACAAATAAGAATCTTTCCTTCCTCTCCACAGCTCTTTAAAAATCGCTCTGCTGCATACATTCTGCCTGTATAACTTTCTATTTTTCCATCATTAATATAATCGGTTGCTCTAAACAGTATAGGTGTCTCTTCTGGTGTATATCGCTCTAAAACCATTTCCCACACTTCTAGCCATTCTTCTTGCCTTTCATCTTCTCCACTATAAATCCAGTTTGCTAAAAAGCTATACGTTTCTTTATTAACTGCTTTTTTCGTTTTAATCGCCCTAACAAGGCAGTTTGCAATCTTTGTTTTCTCTCTTTTAGTCATCTTCTTTTATGTCCTCGCTTATGTTTTCATTTTTAAAAATTATCCCCCTCAAAAAATTTCATTTCAGGAATTTTGTGTGAGCGTATCGCCTCTCGTGGTCGACCTCTATATTCACCTTTTTCCCTTGAAACTAGGGGGGATAGGCATTTTATTATTAACCTCTGTTCCTAATAAAGTCTCTTTATGGTGCTAATACAAAATATAAAACCTCTCTTATTTGCCTTATTTCTTTATATAAATGCTCTGTATTTTCACTCATATGATCAGACATATTTTCAATTTGATATGCTATTTCAGCTAAAAGATTTGTCTTTCTGCAAAACTCTTCTTCACAATAGGCTTCTGCCTGCTCTACTGTATTAAATGACTTAATTCCTAATATCTTGTTATGTTTATCCCTAAAATAAACATCCGAACCCTCTCTTTCCATTGTTTTTACATAATAGCTATTAATATATTTCTTTTGATTTAAATCGATATACATTTTTGTTTTCCTTTTCAATTTCTTCTTTTTCGTTATCATTTTCCTGGGTTCTTGCGGTAGTCCAATCGGTAGCTGTCACATTCAAATCCTTTGATTATCATACGCTTCGCTAGTTTCGGTAGTACACACCCAAACCTAGCTTTACTAATAAACTATTTTATCCTTTTAAAGTCTTCTTATTAATTAGATCTATACACAAACTACTTATCCTTTTAACTATCTCTACTACCGATAGCCCTTGATATCTCTAACTTCTTCTACCTACTAAACTACCGAAAAACTATCTACAAACTACTGCTAATTTACATTAACAAATTGGCTAACTGTTAATACCAATGCTATGTCTCTATAATAAACATTCCTTCCATCGCTTTCTTTAGGAATGCGCTTCTTCATATCTAAGCCAAATCTTGTTTTGTTATCTGGTACTTCATTATTAGCTCTACACCATTCTACATATTTGGTATACAAATCCTTTGCTTGTACCTTTGATCCTTCCTTATGAATCGTACACTCTTTAAGAAAAAGACCTAATGTATCACTTTCTTCTTTAAATTCATG
Coding sequences:
- a CDS encoding recombinase family protein yields the protein MTTYGYARCSTNENKQDINRQKRELKALGCVDEKNIYWEYESGTKVDRVELNKLLDKVKAGDTIVTTEVSRITRSTKQLCEIIEKVKEKQLKLVIGGFVVDCSKGELDAMTDGMLKMMGVFAEMERNMISERVKSGMANAVAKGKVIGRPITTIENLPSSFIKHYPKYRSKEINKSELARICSISRQTVHKYVKVYESAEEK
- a CDS encoding HEPN domain-containing protein — translated: MLIIPIQGIRIRYKGIIRIIVRAYTAKQMATILGIDINTTNGNDKEMYLEKIDFADKSKLKLAIDLRGEDNKEADRVITKYRDCNTFALLDVHTNRYVDIFDLKVAISILYIANRWTEENTKSFFKQVMLIDAYHTNGGCRRTECAIKIGDRAFDENDFELTIPKYYTSIEDNYNSIVSPLSYLEDMSINENISDTVEKLFLRIILHDKVANSIRSALNLLYSNLTYTNLDTVIPTYATILETLLLGKNESNQRKKVAIRSACLIADSANIEKKRYIANWVYYFYELRNKIVHDGVSHVELRIEYGVIFEHTISFISHLVYNLIKLFVEEEISSLNSVKRIVKKNIKQDKLDNGFEYINENRIMYYEE